Proteins from one Agelaius phoeniceus isolate bAgePho1 chromosome 10, bAgePho1.hap1, whole genome shotgun sequence genomic window:
- the SLC33A1 gene encoding acetyl-coenzyme A transporter 1 isoform X1 produces MAPAIAAEEGGRQRRAATRQHSLDLTGDPPPDGLPGDTEALLPAPGRARGYRAELGSILLLLVLYVLQGIPLGLAGSVPLILQSKSASYTDQAFFSFVFWPFSLKLLWAPLVDAVYLRGFGRRKSWLVPTQYVLGLFMIYMSTQVDALLGDGHGRGPDVAALTVTFFLFEFLAATQDIAVDGWALTMLSRENVGYASTCNSVGQTAGYFLGNVLFLALESASFCNKYLRFEPQPRGIVTLSDFLFFWGAVFLVTTTLVAFLKKENEELIPAKEETKGITDTYRLLFSIIKMPAVLTFCLLILTSKIGFSAADAVTGLKLVEEGVPKEHLALLAVPMVPLQIILPLVISKYTAGPQPLNTFYKAMPYRLLLGLEFAFLVWWAPKVKHEGGFPVYYYAVVVLSYALHQITLYSMYVAIMAFNAKVSDPLIGGTYMTLLNTVSNLGGNWPSTVALWLVDPLTVKECAGAQGHTCATAAATELCTAAGGSCVTTLDGYYVESIVCVILGFAWWFFLGPKFKKLQDEGQSSWKCKRSN; encoded by the exons ATGGCGCCCGCCATCGCCGCCGAGGAGGGCGGCCGGCAGCGCCGCGCCGCCACCcgccagcacagcctggaccTGACGGGCGACCCGCCCCCCGACGGGCTCCCCGGCGACACCGAGGCGCTGCTGCCGGCgccggggcgggcgcgggggtACCGCGCGGAGCTGGgcagcatcctgctgctgctggtgctgtacGTGCTGCAGGGTATCCCGCTGGGGCTGGCGGGCAGCGTGCCGCTCATCCTGCAGAGCAAGAGCGCTAGCTACACCGACCAGGCCTTCTTCAGCTTCGTGTTCTGGCCCTTCAGCCTGAAGCTGCTGTGGGCGCCCTTGGTAGACGCCGTGTACCTGCGCGGCTTCGGCCGCCGCAAGTCGTGGCTGGTGCCCACGCAGTACGTGCTGGGGCTCTTCATGATCTACATGTCCACGCAGGTGGACGCGCTGCTGGGCGACGGCCACGGCCGCGGCCCCGACGTGGCGGCCCTCACCGTCACCTTCTTCCTCTTCGAGTTCCTGGCGGCCACGCAGGACATCGCGGTGGACGGCTGGGCGCTCACCATGCTGTCCCGGGAGAACGTGGGCTACGCCTCCACCTGCAACTCCGTGGGGCAGACGGCCGGCTACTTCCTGGGAAACGTGCTGTTCCTGGCCCTGGAGTCCGCCTCCTTCTGCAACAAGTACCTGCGCTTCGAGCCGCAGCCGCGGGGCATCGTCACCCTCTCAG atttcctgtttttctggggAGCTGTCTTCTTAGTTACCACTACATTGGTTGCCtttttgaaaaaggaaaacgAGGAGCTAATACCAGCAAAGGAGGAAACAAAAGGCATCACTGACACATACAGGCTGCTATTCTCAATAATCAAGATGCCAGCAGTTCTTACTTTCTGTCTCTTGATCCTCACTTCAAAA ATTGggttttcagcagcagatgctgTAACAGGACTCAAACTGGTGGAGGAGGGAGTCCCCAAGGAGcacctggctctgctggcagttCCAATGGTTCCTCTGCAGATCATCTTGCCTCTGGTTATCAGCAAATACACAGCGGGCCCCCAGCCCCTGAACACCTTCTACAAAGCAATGCCTTACAG gctgctgcttgGCCTGGAATTTGCTTTCCTGGTGTGGTGGGCTCCTAAAGTAAAGCATGAAGGAGGATTTCCTGTCTACTACTACGCTGTGGTGGTGCTGAGCTATGCTCTACACCAG atCACCCTGTACAGCATGTACGTGGCCATCATGGCCTTCAACGCCAAGGTCAGCGACCCGCTCATCGGGGGCACCTACATGACCCTGCTCAACACCGTCTCCAACCTGGGTGGCAACTGGCCCTCCACGGTGGCCCTGTGGCTGGTGGACCCCCTGACAGTGAAGGAGTGTGCTGGGGCCCAGGGCCAcacctgtgccactgcagcGGCCACAGAG ctgtgcacagcagctgggggcTCCTGTGTGACCACCCTGGACGGGTACTACGTGGAGTCCATCGTCTGCGTCATCCTGGGCTTTGCCTGGTGGTTCTTCCTTGGACCAAAATTCAAAAAGCTGCAGGACGAAGGACAGTCCTCGTGGAAGTGCAAGAGGAGCAATTGA
- the SLC33A1 gene encoding acetyl-coenzyme A transporter 1 isoform X2, which yields MAPAIAAEEGGRQRRAATRQHSLDLTGDPPPDGLPGDTEALLPAPGRARGYRAELGSILLLLVLYVLQGIPLGLAGSVPLILQSKSASYTDQAFFSFVFWPFSLKLLWAPLVDAVYLRGFGRRKSWLVPTQYVLGLFMIYMSTQVDALLGDGHGRGPDVAALTVTFFLFEFLAATQDIAVDGWALTMLSRENVGYASTCNSVGQTAGYFLGNVLFLALESASFCNKYLRFEPQPRGIVTLSDWVFSSRCCNRTQTGGGGSPQGAPGSAGSSNGSSADHLASGYQQIHSGPPAPEHLLQSNALQITLYSMYVAIMAFNAKVSDPLIGGTYMTLLNTVSNLGGNWPSTVALWLVDPLTVKECAGAQGHTCATAAATELCTAAGGSCVTTLDGYYVESIVCVILGFAWWFFLGPKFKKLQDEGQSSWKCKRSN from the exons ATGGCGCCCGCCATCGCCGCCGAGGAGGGCGGCCGGCAGCGCCGCGCCGCCACCcgccagcacagcctggaccTGACGGGCGACCCGCCCCCCGACGGGCTCCCCGGCGACACCGAGGCGCTGCTGCCGGCgccggggcgggcgcgggggtACCGCGCGGAGCTGGgcagcatcctgctgctgctggtgctgtacGTGCTGCAGGGTATCCCGCTGGGGCTGGCGGGCAGCGTGCCGCTCATCCTGCAGAGCAAGAGCGCTAGCTACACCGACCAGGCCTTCTTCAGCTTCGTGTTCTGGCCCTTCAGCCTGAAGCTGCTGTGGGCGCCCTTGGTAGACGCCGTGTACCTGCGCGGCTTCGGCCGCCGCAAGTCGTGGCTGGTGCCCACGCAGTACGTGCTGGGGCTCTTCATGATCTACATGTCCACGCAGGTGGACGCGCTGCTGGGCGACGGCCACGGCCGCGGCCCCGACGTGGCGGCCCTCACCGTCACCTTCTTCCTCTTCGAGTTCCTGGCGGCCACGCAGGACATCGCGGTGGACGGCTGGGCGCTCACCATGCTGTCCCGGGAGAACGTGGGCTACGCCTCCACCTGCAACTCCGTGGGGCAGACGGCCGGCTACTTCCTGGGAAACGTGCTGTTCCTGGCCCTGGAGTCCGCCTCCTTCTGCAACAAGTACCTGCGCTTCGAGCCGCAGCCGCGGGGCATCGTCACCCTCTCAG ATTGggttttcagcagcagatgctgTAACAGGACTCAAACTGGTGGAGGAGGGAGTCCCCAAGGAGcacctggctctgctggcagttCCAATGGTTCCTCTGCAGATCATCTTGCCTCTGGTTATCAGCAAATACACAGCGGGCCCCCAGCCCCTGAACACCTTCTACAAAGCAATGCCTTACAG atCACCCTGTACAGCATGTACGTGGCCATCATGGCCTTCAACGCCAAGGTCAGCGACCCGCTCATCGGGGGCACCTACATGACCCTGCTCAACACCGTCTCCAACCTGGGTGGCAACTGGCCCTCCACGGTGGCCCTGTGGCTGGTGGACCCCCTGACAGTGAAGGAGTGTGCTGGGGCCCAGGGCCAcacctgtgccactgcagcGGCCACAGAG ctgtgcacagcagctgggggcTCCTGTGTGACCACCCTGGACGGGTACTACGTGGAGTCCATCGTCTGCGTCATCCTGGGCTTTGCCTGGTGGTTCTTCCTTGGACCAAAATTCAAAAAGCTGCAGGACGAAGGACAGTCCTCGTGGAAGTGCAAGAGGAGCAATTGA
- the C10H3orf33 gene encoding protein C3orf33 homolog, whose translation MSERGGGGSERAALALARLSEWADAHLGLLRGLIAGAAVAGVLLLARSFRVTTKFTNPLEIPVEFVEKNVKLRGKLHHITEKGLEVEHIPISIPFISAIQRRWQPEGLLLIRLAGVELAAGGTAWLQRELLPKQPLWFQLLGRDSSALDCLVLVHKGGFFSMCLNEELLSQGLARAARIEGLPHHSRLYWKLHKRLLQAELKAVKKNKGIWKEQSYSERVQESISRNKFLQRLKQFVSWVRSSTER comes from the exons ATGTCggagcggggcggcggcggctccgagCGCGCCGCGCTGGCCCTGGCCCGGCTCTCCGAGTGGGCGGACGcgcacctggggctgctgcgG GGCCTGATCGCCGGCGCGGCCGTGGCcggggtgctgctgctggcccggAGCTTCCGCGTG ACAACGAAATTCACAAATCCTTTGGAAATACCCGTGGAGTTTGTAGAAAAGAATGTGAAACTGAGAGGGAAATTACATCACATCACAGAGAAGGGCCTGGAAGTTGAGCACATTCCCATCAGCATTCCTTTCATCTCAGCCATCCAGAGAAGAT ggcagccagaggggctCCTGCTGATCCGCCTGGCCGGGGTGGAGCTGGCTGCAGGTGGCACGGCCTGGCTGCAGCGGGAGCTGctccccaaacagcccctgtgGTTCCAGCTCCTGGGGAGGGACAGCTCGGCCCTGGACTGCCTCGTCCTAGTCCATAAG GGTGGGTTTTTCAGCATGTGCTTGAACGAAGAGCTCCTGAGCCAAGGGCTGGCCAGAGCAGCCCGGATTGAGGGGCTGCCTCACCACTCCCGCCTCTACTGGAAACTGCACAAAAGGCTCCTCCAGGCCGAGTTAAAGgctgtgaagaaaaataaaggcatATGGAAAGAACAGAGCTACTCTGAAAGAGTCCAGGAGAGCATAAGCCGCAATAAattcctgcagaggctgaaaCAGTTTGTGAGCTGGGTTAGAAGCTCTACTGAGAGGTGA